The nucleotide window ACCGTTGATTTATTAAACGAAGAAGGGCATAGTATTGTAACTAACGTTGGGTACGCTGAAAAAAATACAGTCTCCGATGGAGAGTCTGTTAGTTTTCAAGTATTAGTCGAAAAGGCTCCGATTTATGCTAATTTTGAAATCCATGTAACAGCCACTACAATTCAAAATGACATCAATAAACCTAAGCTGTTATTGAAACAAATTGATTTCAAACAAAACAAATACAAAGAGGTTGTAATCACTGGAAAAATACAAAATAAAGGTGATACTACAACAAACTTTACACGGATTACTTGCCTTCTAATCGACAAACAAGAAAATACGGTCGACTACGCAACTGTTAGCTTAGAGAAGGAAGATTTTTTACCAAAAGAATCACAAAACTTTGAAATTATTTTTCCCAGAGCCAAACAAATTCCAAACTCGTTCTATTGCGAAACAGATGCAATTTTAAAAGAGAATACAAAGAACTAACTAATGTATGAAGCTCAATATAAAAAAGACAAACCATCCGATTGGATCTTATCTTTAATCCCCAAACCGATACCTGACAGAGTGAACCAATTTTGATCTGATCGCAAATAGAATTAAAAAACAATTCAGAAACGAGAAATTAAATTGGAAAAATCCTTTCAAAATATCCAATCAAATAAAAATAGTTTTAAACCTTGGCAATTCTAATCGAAATCAAGAACAACGATCTTTCCTTTGATGGACTCAGTGCCTTCCGGGAAAGAATTATGTCCACCATTAGCAATACAAAAGAAAATGTGGTCTTAGATTTTACGGATATTTCCATGTCCTTGGATAGTGCGACAATTGGGGAATTGATGAAATTTCATTCGGCTATGGAAGCACAAAATTTACAATTGCAGATCCAAGGAGTCAACAAACTCATTCGTACTGTCTTTCGGTTGAACAAACTCGACACAATTCTCCACTTAATCGATTAATACTTACGTAAGAGTACGAGTGCTTGTAGATATCTCGTCAAAGCATGTTCTAATCGAACGTTTGCTTTTCGTCTCATTCTAGATGAAGCCAATCAGACTCATTTTCCTTCTTCTCTTTTTGTTCACTTGCGCTCATCGAAAACCGGACTCTCTACTTTGGTTATTCCCTCTACTGGGAAATGGAAATGGTAGTACATCCCAAACCATTCCAGAGGAACCAACAAATCCAGCAGAAACTCTCTCCCCGACTTTCATTCAAATGACAATCCTCACACCAGAATCGATAGAAGCATTCTGTCCTTTGTATGGAGGTCTTTTCATTCAATACACTCAAGATGAAGAGAGAACCTGCAATCCCATGGAGTGGAATCCAAGTTGTATCAACATCAGAACCGATGAAAATGGATCGCAAGTCCTTTTAGATCCGAGATCTTACACAGGAATTGATCTTCCAACGAATCTCGAGGTGGACTCGAGTTTATTTCCCAAGGACAAAAAATCCAATCTATTTTGTTTTTCAAGACCAATTCCCATCGATACCAATCATATCGAAATGTATAGTTTCCAAAATCAATCAAAGGATAAATCATTAAACACTTGTTATACTACAATGGTTGAAACTCGATGTGCTGATTCTATTCCTCTTTTGGGAAGTGCTGAATTTATAATGCCAAAAGAATTCCCAATTGTAATCGCCGATGGAGACGGACATACGGGAACACATACATTGGAACTAAGTTATGTAACAGAAGAAAATCTTTATACAACCTGCGTTTATATTGGAAACGAACATAAAAGTATTCAAGGATTCACAAGTAATGCTTACATTTCAGGAAATCCCGAAACCAATGGTAGAAGTGGATATTGTGTCCAATGCGAAGCTAACTATTGCAATTCAGTAGATCCGAATACGGGATTAGCTATTGTCAATGTTCCAGTGAATCGATTTTCAATTCCCGTCGGTGAGACTATCACAGCCAAATCAGAAATTGCACTATCTGTAATGAAAGGCCAAGGACATTTTAAACATACAGTTCGATGGACAATCGAAGGTTTCCGACAAATTGTAACTTTTGAAGAAATATCAATACTAACAGCAAATAGTATTTTCCTTCTCTGGTTTCTAATTCCTTCGTTGGTTATGATTTGTTATTTTTGCCATAAAAAATGGAAACATTGGATTCGAAAATAGAACTTATCAAAACGGAAACACCAAATCGAACTGAACACTTTGTCCTGGACTTACTTTTACTTTTCCTTTTAATTGTTGGACCAGTAAATTCATAAGTTTAATTCCAAATCCAGTCTCCAAATTCTCCAAAGAATAGGAGTCTGGAAGTGGCTCTCCGTCATCACTATAGAGAAATTGAATCTGATGATCATCTTTTCCGATTTGGATTTTAATTTTTCCAATATCTTTCTTTAGAAAGGAATGTTTTACAGAATTACAAATTAATTCATTTAAAATAATTCCTAAATTGTTAGCAATATCTGGTTTCACAATCATTGGTGTATCAGCAGAAAAATCAAAACTGATATCTTTAGGATAAGTGGAAAGAATTTGACGCACCAAGTTAGGGATGTAGTCTTTTAGATCTATTTCATTAGAGTTTTGGGATCGATACAACCTATCATACAAAGCCATCATACTCCGCAAACGCCCTGCCGCTTCGTCAAATTGTTCCTTTAGGTGCGGATCTTGAGAAAAACTTGCCTGCATTTTCAAAAGACTAAAAACAGAAAATAGATTATTTTTAATTCGATGATGAACTTCTTGTAAAAGTAGTTCTTTCTCCTGCAATAACTGCGTTACTCTTTCTTCCGATTCAATGGTCCGAGTGATTAAAGTATGTAGGGCAACAAATCGATTGATACTGCCATCAATCGACCGTAAGGGAACAATGGTTGCATTTACCCAATAGATAGACCCACTTTTTGTTCTATTCCGAATCTCCCCTTTCCACACATAGCCATTTTGAATCATGTGGTACATTCGTTCAAAAAAATCTGATGAATGGAACCCTGAGTTCAACAAACGGTGGTTATTGCCAATCAATTCCTCTCGTGAGTACATTGAAATTTCGCAAAACCGATCGTTGGCATAAGTAATGTTTCCATTTCTATCGGTGATTGTTATGACAGCATGTTCATCAAAGGCAAATTTTAATTGAGAAAATTCAAACTGAGACATCTTCAATTCAAAGAAACTTTGGTAATGAAGTTTTGAAGGTGTTTGAACTTTGGGGCCAGGTTTTGTATGTATTTTAAATTCGGTTCCTAGGTCTTCGGTAATGTCCCTTGCAATCACAATGATCCTTTTGTTACCATTGGAATCGTGTTTAAGTTTTCCACGGCATTCGCAAGTTAAAAAATGTCCATCTCTATGTGCAATCCGCCATATCCCTTTGGTTTCAGATCCAGGTGTCTTCAAAAGAGACATCTTCGTACGTAATTCATTGCGATCGTCTGGATGAAAGAATTCATCCACCGAACGACCGAGAATTTCATCTGCTTCGTAACCTAATTTATCTTTGTGAAATGAGTTTGCATAACGGATTCTTTCAAAAGCATCTAACTCACAAATTAAATCAGGAACGTTTGAAAGTAAGTCAATGTAATTTGTTTGGAACATGGTGTCAGATTTTTTTTACGGGTAACGAAAATTGAAAAGCCACTTTAGTAACTGGACTGTCACTCCATTCTGAATGATCAACCACATTATGAACAGACAATTTTCCTTCATGTTTTTTAAAACAAGAGTCCACATAACTGAGTCCTAATCCAAAATCCAAGGTCCCGTATTCATCAAAAACATTCTTCGATAATCGATAGAATGGTTCAAAAACCAAATTTTCATATTGTAAAGGTATACCATAAGTTCTATCTGCATTTGCTGTTGGTTGATTATAAACAATACATTTAAACCAATTATGTTCAACGTTTGTTACGATTGTTATATTGGAATTGGATTCCGAGAATTTACATGCATTCGTAATGATTTCCTTAAACGATGTCCGTAGAGAAAAATCATTATAAGAAACTTTGTATTTGGAATGATTGGGTTTTAAATCGCTAACCAAAATCTGTTGGTTTTTTAAATCCAATAGCGGTTTTAAATCTTGAAGCCAAATTTGTAATTGTTGGTATAATTCTGCACAGGAAATTTCCTCGAACTGCATTTGGCTCGATACCATCAAATCAATATCGGCAAACATTTTTAGAGCCTTTTCAGCCATCCCCGTATTGATTTGAATGAGTTCCATTAAATCAGATTCAATTTTATAATGGTTCCCTTCCTTTACTGTAGTATCTGCAACTAATTTCAAAAGAGTAACAAGGGCACCAAAACCAGCACCTTGGCAAAAACTATTTTTCAAACTTTCAAATAGATTTTGATTTAAACGATTGAACTCACCCACACCTGCCATCTTTTCTTTCCATTGGATCCATTCCAAGTGGCCTTCCAATCGAAGTTGGCGTTCCCTTTTCGTGATCGTTTCGATCCGTTTCATTTCATAAAATTCAAATGCACGTTTTAGTTTTAATGATATTTCTTGTTCTTCCAAAGGTTTTACAAGATAATCATAAACACCCAATTTCATAACGTTTACAATCAACTTAGGATTAATATGGGAAGTTAACATAAATATCACTGGGTCATTATCTTCTGACTTTAATTCCTGGATTAACTCTGCACCATTCAAACCAGGCATTTCATAATCGGTGATTACAACAGGAAAGGGGTTATCAAGATAAAATTCTAAAGCTTGTTTCCCATCACTTGCTAAAGTCACCTTATATCCTATCGCAGACAAACTATCCTTTAGATATGTAGCTGAGACTAATTCATCTTCAGCCAATAGAATTCTTTTTTCGTTCACCGATTCTCCCGAACTTTTATTGAAACCATCTTTCGATTCATGTTTATTTAAATCATTCTATGGTCAACAGATACGAACTGAACGGACTAACTAAGAGAAATAAAAAATCAATAAATTTCTACGCGCAGACAACTAGAATGATTCTAATTTTTTGCTAGCCGTTTCCTACGAAAATATTTTATTATCTCCGCATAAGAAACCATAACAAGTGTTCCATGGAATGCAAATAAATATACATGTATTGGGATCGGCGCAAAATAATAAACAGAACTTAGGTCAGTATAAAAGAAAATTGCACAAAGAAATAAGGAAAAACCAATTCCTGCCCAGATGATTCGATTGGAAAACAAATCCATTTGGAAAATGGACTCAGTTCTTGAACGTTTACTAAGAACGTTTGCTATTTGTACTGTTATCGTTGGGAAAAAGAATGCAGTCAGAGATTGGAGATACTGTGGACTTGCTTCCGCCATATTCAACCCTTTCGGAGAGAGTGGTAACACTCCATTACATTCTGTATAAACAAAATAAAAATACGTAGTCAAACAAGAGAGAAAAAGAATCATTCCCTCTACAAGATAAGATCTCAGAATAAATTTAATAGATATAAGCTTCTCATTTCGATTCCGTGGTGGTCGAAACATAATTCCTTTTTCCGGTGGTTCTGCACCAAGACCCATTGCTGGAATCAAATCTGTTCCAACGTCAACGGCAAGAACACCCATAACAGTCATAAGCAAAGGAAATCCGGGTATCAATGCCCAAAGCAGAAAAGGAATGAGCTCTTGTGGATTTGAGTTCAAAACGTACGCAGAAAATTTACGAATATTATCAAAAACACCTCGCCCTTCCTCAATGGCATCCACTATAGTTGCGAAATCATCGTCGACAATGATCATTCTGGCTGCCTCTTTGGCAACTTCCGTCCCTCGTTTCCCCATCGCAATTCCAATGTCTGCTTTTTTGAGTGCGGGACCATCATTGACCCCATCTCCGGTAACTGCCACAATTTCACCTAATCCTTGCAACATGGTAACAATGCGTAATTTTTGGGAAGGAGATACTCTTGCAAAAATTGGTTCCCCTTTTCGGATCCATTCCCTAAGAGAGGTATCATTCATTTTATCCAATTCCACACCAGTGATAACAATTGGAGTTTCTCCACCTATTCCAATAGACCTACCGACAGATTCAGCAGTTAATGGATGATCACCTGTAATCATTAAAATTCTGATCCCCGCTGTGTGACATTTAGAAATCGCATCAGGGACTTTAGGACGAATGGGATCGGCAAGACAACAATGACCTAAATAAACCATGTTGGATTCGATAGACTCCAAATTTGACAATGGATTTTCTTCCTCTATTACTTTATAAGCAAAAGAAAGAACACGATAACCTTGGCTTGCGGAATGGTCGGAAGCTTTTTTAAGATTCGATCGTTTTGTTTCATCTAACAAAACAACGGAACCATTCTCATAAACATGTGTGCAAATGGAAAGAATTTCGACAGGCCCACCTTTTGCATACGCAGTGGTAAAATTTTCTCCTTTAATTACCACACTCATACGTTTTCTTACTGATTCAAATGCATTTGTATGAATTCGTTTTCCATTTGTATTTTTGATTCTATCTTGTGACAAATACAGCAACGCAAGTTCGGTCGGATCCCCCAAAGGACTGGGATCCAAACTAGCGTTATTACAATGATAACCACAACTTAAGAAAATCTGGTTACCTTCTTTTGTTTCTAACTCTTGAGGTGTGAATGATCGGGAATTAAAATACACTTCAATCACACGCATTTGATTTTGCGTCAAAGTTCCTGTTTTATCCGAACATATAACAGTTGTACAGCCAAGTGTTTCTACGCTAGAAAGATCTTTCAGGATCGCATTTCGTTTTGCCATGCGCGAAACACCTAATGCCAAAGAAAGAGTTACAGTTGGTAATAAACCTTCTGGAACGTTTGCTACAAAAATCCCTATAAAGAAAATGAAGGCTTGGACAAAACTTAAGCCCGCAACCATGTATCCCAATAATAGAAAAACAATTCCAATCACAAAGGCAAATAACGATATAGAGATAACTGTTTGTTTTAATTGTTTTTGTAACGGACTCTCTTCCCGTTTAATTTTTGATGTAATCCCTGCGATTTGGCCTATCTCTGTGGACTGGCCTGTACCAAAAACTATCGCTTTGGATTTTCCTTTGATTAAAGAACTGCCAGCAAAAAGAATGTTTGGCATTTCTAACCACAGAAACTTTCCCTCTAAAACAATTTCACTATCTGATTTATAACGCCTTGCAGATGTGGACTCACCCGTAAGGGAAGAATTATCAACTTCAACGTCTTCCGATTCAATGATTCTACAATCGGCAGGTACAATATCCCCTTCAGAAAGAACAATCAAATCGCCGGGAACAATATCATCCGCTGGAACTGTTGTAGTCACACCATCTCGAATGACAGGACATTCCTGTGCGAGTAACTTACGTAAGGCCTCCACTGCATGGTCTGATTTAGATTCTTGAAAAAAAGAAAATATACCATTGATGACAACTACAATAAAAATGGCAATTCCCAACTCGGGCATATCTACACCGGGCACAAAACACAGAACAGTTGCTACCCATAACAGAATCGCGAATAAACTAAAAAAACTTTTTAAAAATTTCCAAATGATTGGTGTAGACTTTTCATTTTCAATCGCATTCTTACCAAATGTTTTCAGGCGAATGTTTGCCTCGGATTGACTTAGGCCATTTTGTAAATCTGTTTGTAATTCAAATGCAATCTGAGATTGGTTTAAATTTTTGTAACTAGGCTTCATATCTGATTCGCCACGTTGCACCACAGACAAAACCTTTGATTCGGTATCACATTTCAACAATTCATCAAAAATTTGCGGAAGAAGCGAAGAAAGACCATGTAACAAACGTAAGTGTAGCGATGGTTGAGTTTCTGGGATCATTTGAAATAGGACCAAATGAATGATGCGATCCCCCATAAGAATACCTTTGGGAATCAAAAACAAAAAAACCTCGGGAGTTTTGATATGTATGGAGCGAAAATGTGGAATTAAAATATGAGGGCCAAGATCTCCGAACAAACTGTTCGGAAAAGACTCCATCCGATTTTGTAAATCGTCCTTAATGGGGTCCTCATCAACTTTCCGCAATAACTCAAGGCTTACATCTTCCCAACTTTTAGCATTGGGAAGAATATGGATCGAATTAACATTTAGGTATTCGAGAAGCATACTCCAATCAAACAACCCCCAAATGCAGATTCTATCAAAATATACAAACCTTTTCTTAAATATTCACAAAGACCATTCTAAACAATTGGATAAGTATTCAAAATTTACTGAAAAATTTCTTTGGATGCCTTTGGGTAGCGGGCTTGGATACCATCCCACCAAACATCCGTACTAAAAGCGCCTGATTCAGAAATTTGCCATTTTCCATTTGTTTTTTTAAATAGAGCTTCCAGATGGCAACAATCATAGGGAATTTCTTCAGATAAGGAAATTTCCTTCCCATCCTTTCTTTTGGCCGTTCCCCGAAACCAAGCGTAGTCACCAGAAACCTTAAAATGTTCTACAACAAATATAAATTCTTGTTTGAATTCGTTCGCAAGGTTTGCTCGCAGAAGATCTAAAAGATAAGTACGTTCCTTCTCGTTCGCTTTTGTTTTCGTTTTATAGTCTAAAACAGGAGTTTCTGCAAATACTCCCATGGATAGAAATAGAATCATTCCAATAAGATAAAAAATTTGTTTCAACTGAACTTCCCTCCTACCTTACCTTTGCTTTTTGAATCATTTTGAAAAATAATGATGGATAAACCATTTGTAAAACCAATCCGAATTTTTCTTTGATACCTGCAATGACAACTTCGCGTTGTTTGTTGGCGACTGCATGTAAAATTCGGTGTGCACATAACTGAACCGGTAACCCAGCAGCAATTACCGAATCCATAGTGCCAGTGGAAGAGCCGTCTCCCCTTAATGCATTTTTAGAAATATTCGTTTGGATAAAACCTGGATACACCATGGTCACAAAAATACCGGATTTTTCTTCTTCCGATCGTAAGGAATGAAAAAAACCGACTAACGCAAATTTGGAGGCTGAATAAGCAGATCGGAGTGGGCTACCAATTTTCCCAGCAACGCTTGAAATTACAGCAAAGTGAACTTCCTTTTTGCCTAAAATTTGTGGTATCATCGCTCGAGTCATCTCGGCTGCACCATAAAAATTAGTATTCATTATCTTTTCTAATGTGATTAAGTTTGTTTCTTTGGTTAAGGATCTTTGGCTGATTCCACCATTATGGATGACTACCTTGGGAATCCCATACTTTTGTATACAACGCTTTGCAAAAGCAGCTGTAGATTTATAATCTTCCAAATCTAATTTTTCAACAGCAAAACGTCCTTTCTCTAGATGAAGTTCTTTAGCAATGGCTTCTAAATCTTTGATCTTTCGAGATGCAAGTAATACCTTTGCTTTCTGTTTGTATGCCTGTGCTACTAATTCTTTTCCAATTCCAGAGGAGGCTCCTGTAATCCAAACCCATTCGTCTCGGTAAAATTTACTCATCTGGCTTCCTCTTGTGTCCTTGTTCTCTTTTCCTAAGATTTCCACCATGTATGGATTTCCCACAACTTGTTTTTCGAAGCAAAAGGGATTTCAATCATAAGAATGTGGCAAGAAGGATCAAACTAAAAACCGAACCCAAAGGACATAGTCCCATGGACTCGGCAAGAAAGAAGTAGATCCATTTATAGGGAAAGTGGATCTTATTTATTTTATAATTTTATATTCCACCTTCTGTAATTCGGAAACTTGGGCACTCGATTCGGTAATTAGATTTCACTCCATCGGCACTTAGATATACTCCCTCATGGACCAAACGATACTCACCTGGTTTTGTATCGAAACTAGTTTCCCAAATTAGATCTACACTTTCTTCTGTTCTACCCCAAAGACCACGTTTTTGATAGATAAATTTTGTATCAAAATCGGCGTCAGAACGAACGGGTTTCCAAGTGGACTTCTCTAATCCTTCGACCCATAAATAGGAAGTCACTTTCGGATAACCCACGTTAGGATTTGCAGATGCCACTCGGCAAGATACGACCTCACCTCTTTGATAAGATTCGGAACTTGGTTGGATCACCGATTGAGGTTTAGTTGAGACAACGTCTGATGATGGTATCTTCAAAGGATGAATACGATCGGATAAATCCAACGGCATAATTGTTTGGGGAGTTGCCGACCTTCCTTCCTTTAACTCTGCTGCCATTTTATGAAATTCTTGTCTTAAAGCATTCAAACTCTGAGGCCCGTGTAATGTATGACCACCTTCATAATTCTGAGTAGAGTATTCCTCAGGTGTAGTGATATATCCAGAAAAATCATTCGTAAGTCCTGACAAAACAATCTCAGTAGTTTTATCTTTTAATACAGACTGAACTTCTTTTTTAAGTCGTCTACTGGACATTGTTGTAACTTCATGTGGTAAAACTAAAATAGTAAGGTCACCGATGAGTGTCAGTCCATAGGGTAAAATTTGTGGTAGACTAGGAATGGGTTTAGTTTCTCCCATTGGAAACAAAACTGCTTTAGGGTTCTGACATGCTCTGAGTTCGTCTGATGGAGATTGTAACATAAACTTAGCAATCCAATCAATGTAGAACCTACGATTTTTACTGGTCATCCCTTCGTGGAATAACCAGTGACCACCACCTTCTTCCGTGGAACCTGCAGCAAACGAATAACCATAAGCTGATGGGCATGTGGTTTCAGTTTTTCCGGTTCCTGAAAATTCACTACTCACAGGATGTTTACTCATATCAATAAATCGTTGTGTAAAAGAAATACCACCTGACAGGCGTTTTCCTTCCGACTTCAGAATTTGTTGGCTTGCTATAAATTGTCTCTTTCCAATAATAAAACTACTATCGTAAATATCCTTTCCTGGACCTGTATTGTTCAAATTGAGATTGGGTGATACATCTCCTTCGTTTGCTTGCGCAAAAATGGCAACAAAATCGGTTAACCCTTGTTTTTTGGCCTCTGATTCAGCAAGTAAGGATGCGATTCCTTTGTTGTCCGACGATATTAGTCGATTATCAAAGGTAATATTGGTTGGATGTACCCCATACCAATTGACAAAACCGACAGGAACTCCAGATACAACTACTGTAAGTTGTAACATCTCGCGATCAATATTGTCTGAATATGTTTTTCTTTCTGATTCTGGATTAGCAAGGTAAGCAGAAAGACTTCGATTAACACCCGCTTCACTCACCATCGCTTTTCCTACTGTCAATTCAGCAGGTTTCATCTTTAGATAGGCTTCTTTGATAGATTCAAAGATCCCATCTCTTAGAACTGCATAAGATTCCGAATAAAAATCTTTTGAATAAAAGGAAACTTCTGAGTAATGAAAGTGACCTGCGGGTCCACTATGCGTATGTGATGCGTTGATGAGAACATTACCATAGTTAAATCCTGGATCCAATTCGGATTGTAATCTTTTGACAACATCTCTTTGGATTTCAAAAGGAATACCGCCAACTTCAGCAGTCACATAAGCTAAAAGTTTTTTGGAACTTTGGTCTCGGATGACGAGAGATCTAGCGAACTGCCTTGTGTGAATCCCCACTCCCGTTTGGTCCTCTCTGGCAAAGCCCCAAAACATAACACCCACAGACGGACCTGTGATGTCTTTTTTCGCCATGGCGGCAGAATAGACCGATCTCTCTTCCGATAGAAGGGGGAGAGAGAAACAAAAAAGAACAATTAGGAAAATTCGGAACTTCATCCTTCAGATTCTAAATGGGTTCCTCCCAAATGTCAATCCCGAACAATTGTCGACTAATTTTGAAAATCATCCTCCATACAGAGTCCCCCTTTTCGGTAGAATTTCAGCAATTTTGCCCAAAAAACTGGCATAGCAGCCGTTTGTTTAAGAATCCAATGCCACTAAAGAAAGTAAGGACGAATCATAGATTCCCAAGAAATTGGAAAATACTGAACTACAAGGAAGTGACCGTGTTTTCTTTACTCCAAACCAAATTAGGACGATTTCGCATTTTAGCTTTTTTAGAAGGACTCTCTTTTCTCACAATCCTCTTTGTGACCATGCCACTCAAATATCTGTATAAAAATCCAGAGCCAAATAAGATCGTTGGACTCATCCATGGGTTATTGTTCCTTTTGTATTTGGTAGAATTGTTTCAGGTAAAAGTAGAATTAGAATGGAAAGCAAAGAAAACTTTTTTAGCGGCACTTGCTTCAGTCGTTCCCTTTGGAACTTTCATAGCGGAACGATATCTGTATTTAAAATCCGATTCCGAAAAACCAAAAGAATCGTAATTTATTAGCAATATAGGAATCCCCATTGATTCTCAATTGTATTCCTACCCAATATTCATTAAAGATAGTATTCCTATATTGTTTTCTACTTTCTGGATCCTTATGGTCTGTTGAACTGAGTAACATAACAGACCATAAGGCCATAGGCAAAGAAATATCGATCCTTGA belongs to Leptospira wolbachii serovar Codice str. CDC and includes:
- a CDS encoding STAS domain-containing protein, with protein sequence MAILIEIKNNDLSFDGLSAFRERIMSTISNTKENVVLDFTDISMSLDSATIGELMKFHSAMEAQNLQLQIQGVNKLIRTVFRLNKLDTILHLID
- a CDS encoding PAS domain-containing sensor histidine kinase; the encoded protein is MFQTNYIDLLSNVPDLICELDAFERIRYANSFHKDKLGYEADEILGRSVDEFFHPDDRNELRTKMSLLKTPGSETKGIWRIAHRDGHFLTCECRGKLKHDSNGNKRIIVIARDITEDLGTEFKIHTKPGPKVQTPSKLHYQSFFELKMSQFEFSQLKFAFDEHAVITITDRNGNITYANDRFCEISMYSREELIGNNHRLLNSGFHSSDFFERMYHMIQNGYVWKGEIRNRTKSGSIYWVNATIVPLRSIDGSINRFVALHTLITRTIESEERVTQLLQEKELLLQEVHHRIKNNLFSVFSLLKMQASFSQDPHLKEQFDEAAGRLRSMMALYDRLYRSQNSNEIDLKDYIPNLVRQILSTYPKDISFDFSADTPMIVKPDIANNLGIILNELICNSVKHSFLKKDIGKIKIQIGKDDHQIQFLYSDDGEPLPDSYSLENLETGFGIKLMNLLVQQLKGKVKVSPGQSVQFDLVFPF
- a CDS encoding hybrid sensor histidine kinase/response regulator — translated: MNEKRILLAEDELVSATYLKDSLSAIGYKVTLASDGKQALEFYLDNPFPVVITDYEMPGLNGAELIQELKSEDNDPVIFMLTSHINPKLIVNVMKLGVYDYLVKPLEEQEISLKLKRAFEFYEMKRIETITKRERQLRLEGHLEWIQWKEKMAGVGEFNRLNQNLFESLKNSFCQGAGFGALVTLLKLVADTTVKEGNHYKIESDLMELIQINTGMAEKALKMFADIDLMVSSQMQFEEISCAELYQQLQIWLQDLKPLLDLKNQQILVSDLKPNHSKYKVSYNDFSLRTSFKEIITNACKFSESNSNITIVTNVEHNWFKCIVYNQPTANADRTYGIPLQYENLVFEPFYRLSKNVFDEYGTLDFGLGLSYVDSCFKKHEGKLSVHNVVDHSEWSDSPVTKVAFQFSLPVKKI
- a CDS encoding HAD-IC family P-type ATPase; protein product: MLLEYLNVNSIHILPNAKSWEDVSLELLRKVDEDPIKDDLQNRMESFPNSLFGDLGPHILIPHFRSIHIKTPEVFLFLIPKGILMGDRIIHLVLFQMIPETQPSLHLRLLHGLSSLLPQIFDELLKCDTESKVLSVVQRGESDMKPSYKNLNQSQIAFELQTDLQNGLSQSEANIRLKTFGKNAIENEKSTPIIWKFLKSFFSLFAILLWVATVLCFVPGVDMPELGIAIFIVVVINGIFSFFQESKSDHAVEALRKLLAQECPVIRDGVTTTVPADDIVPGDLIVLSEGDIVPADCRIIESEDVEVDNSSLTGESTSARRYKSDSEIVLEGKFLWLEMPNILFAGSSLIKGKSKAIVFGTGQSTEIGQIAGITSKIKREESPLQKQLKQTVISISLFAFVIGIVFLLLGYMVAGLSFVQAFIFFIGIFVANVPEGLLPTVTLSLALGVSRMAKRNAILKDLSSVETLGCTTVICSDKTGTLTQNQMRVIEVYFNSRSFTPQELETKEGNQIFLSCGYHCNNASLDPSPLGDPTELALLYLSQDRIKNTNGKRIHTNAFESVRKRMSVVIKGENFTTAYAKGGPVEILSICTHVYENGSVVLLDETKRSNLKKASDHSASQGYRVLSFAYKVIEEENPLSNLESIESNMVYLGHCCLADPIRPKVPDAISKCHTAGIRILMITGDHPLTAESVGRSIGIGGETPIVITGVELDKMNDTSLREWIRKGEPIFARVSPSQKLRIVTMLQGLGEIVAVTGDGVNDGPALKKADIGIAMGKRGTEVAKEAARMIIVDDDFATIVDAIEEGRGVFDNIRKFSAYVLNSNPQELIPFLLWALIPGFPLLMTVMGVLAVDVGTDLIPAMGLGAEPPEKGIMFRPPRNRNEKLISIKFILRSYLVEGMILFLSCLTTYFYFVYTECNGVLPLSPKGLNMAEASPQYLQSLTAFFFPTITVQIANVLSKRSRTESIFQMDLFSNRIIWAGIGFSLFLCAIFFYTDLSSVYYFAPIPIHVYLFAFHGTLVMVSYAEIIKYFRRKRLAKN
- a CDS encoding SDR family NAD(P)-dependent oxidoreductase, which produces MSKFYRDEWVWITGASSGIGKELVAQAYKQKAKVLLASRKIKDLEAIAKELHLEKGRFAVEKLDLEDYKSTAAFAKRCIQKYGIPKVVIHNGGISQRSLTKETNLITLEKIMNTNFYGAAEMTRAMIPQILGKKEVHFAVISSVAGKIGSPLRSAYSASKFALVGFFHSLRSEEEKSGIFVTMVYPGFIQTNISKNALRGDGSSTGTMDSVIAAGLPVQLCAHRILHAVANKQREVVIAGIKEKFGLVLQMVYPSLFFKMIQKAKVR
- a CDS encoding neutral/alkaline non-lysosomal ceramidase N-terminal domain-containing protein, whose translation is MKFRIFLIVLFCFSLPLLSEERSVYSAAMAKKDITGPSVGVMFWGFAREDQTGVGIHTRQFARSLVIRDQSSKKLLAYVTAEVGGIPFEIQRDVVKRLQSELDPGFNYGNVLINASHTHSGPAGHFHYSEVSFYSKDFYSESYAVLRDGIFESIKEAYLKMKPAELTVGKAMVSEAGVNRSLSAYLANPESERKTYSDNIDREMLQLTVVVSGVPVGFVNWYGVHPTNITFDNRLISSDNKGIASLLAESEAKKQGLTDFVAIFAQANEGDVSPNLNLNNTGPGKDIYDSSFIIGKRQFIASQQILKSEGKRLSGGISFTQRFIDMSKHPVSSEFSGTGKTETTCPSAYGYSFAAGSTEEGGGHWLFHEGMTSKNRRFYIDWIAKFMLQSPSDELRACQNPKAVLFPMGETKPIPSLPQILPYGLTLIGDLTILVLPHEVTTMSSRRLKKEVQSVLKDKTTEIVLSGLTNDFSGYITTPEEYSTQNYEGGHTLHGPQSLNALRQEFHKMAAELKEGRSATPQTIMPLDLSDRIHPLKIPSSDVVSTKPQSVIQPSSESYQRGEVVSCRVASANPNVGYPKVTSYLWVEGLEKSTWKPVRSDADFDTKFIYQKRGLWGRTEESVDLIWETSFDTKPGEYRLVHEGVYLSADGVKSNYRIECPSFRITEGGI
- a CDS encoding DUF3817 domain-containing protein, with the protein product MFSLLQTKLGRFRILAFLEGLSFLTILFVTMPLKYLYKNPEPNKIVGLIHGLLFLLYLVELFQVKVELEWKAKKTFLAALASVVPFGTFIAERYLYLKSDSEKPKES